In the genome of Carya illinoinensis cultivar Pawnee chromosome 13, C.illinoinensisPawnee_v1, whole genome shotgun sequence, the window gtcaattataaaaataacgTTAATTATCATGGTATCATGTTAAATTAATGAAGCTGGATAGATAGAATTTTTATAGCAAAGACTTCAAAGAAAGAGTGGATTCTTGGGTGAAGCTACCCTTACAGTAGTTCATACTATTAACCACCTTCTAAGTCCGGTCATCTCAAATCAATCTCCATATGAACGTTTGTTTGGATCTCCCCCTGACTATCAGCTCCTCTGTTCCTTTGGTTCTGCTCGCTTTATCCTTTTTCAATCTCATGACCATACAAAGTTGGAGTCACGTTCTCACCATTGTTGCTCTCTTGGCTATGGAGAGACTCAGAAGGGCTATCAATGTTATGATCATATTGCTTATCACCTCCGCATTTACCGCCATGTTGTGTTTTGGGAACATCACCTATTTATTGAGATATCCACTTTTCCCTCTATTTCTCAATCATTTGCCTTAgaacttttttcaaatgaacAATCCAATCATTCTTCGTCTATGTTCGTATCCAATGTTCCATGCATTCTACATACACTCTTTGGACACTCTTAGACCTGGATCTCCATCTCTTGAGTTGCCTCCCTTTCTAGCTGTAGTCACTATTCCTACCCCACCTGCAGATCACACAACCAACCTTTTCCTTTGTCATTCTTCTCGAGTAAGATCTCTTCCTACTCATTTGCATGGTTTCCATTGTTACACCTCCCTTACTACCTTGCACGAGCCTCACTCCTATCATGAGGCCTTCACTTATCCTTTATGGTAAGATGCAATGACCAAGGAACTTGATACATTATCTAAGAACCATACATGGGATCTGGTTGATTTGCTTCATGGAAAGTCTATGATTGGTTGTAAGTGGGTCTATAAGATTAAAACTCGTTCAGATGGTTTTATTGAGAGGTTGCCAAAGTTTTTACACAGGAATATGGTATTGACTAGAGACTTTTGCCCCAGTTGCCCATCTCTCCTCTGTTTGCACTCTCTTGGCTATTGCGGCCTCTTGCCAGTGGAAGCTCTTCCAAATAGATGTAAAAAATACCTTCTTGAAAGGCGAATTGTGTGAAGAGATCTATAGGCAACCTCTGCCTGGTCTCTCTCATCCACCAGCCAAGGTCTACCACCTCCAACATGCTCTCTATGGCCTTAAGTATGCCCCTCGCACCTAGTTTGCAAAATTCACCTCTACGGTTTCTCGCTTGGGCTACTCCCTTAGTTCCTATGACTCGGCCTCTTCATTCGTCACTCTAACAGATGTCTCATTTTACTACTactatatgtggatgacatgatTTTTACTGGTGATGATATTAATGACATTCAGGAACTTAAGAACTTTCTCAATTTGCAATTTGAGATGAATGATCTTGGTCACCTCAGGTATTTTCTCTGCTTGGAGATCACTTCCTCAGTAGATGGATTCTACCTCATCCAATCCAAGTATATCTCTGGTCTTCTATCTCAAGATGACCTTATTGATAGCAACGTTGTTGACACACCCATCGAGCTTCATGCACGCCTGACCCCCTTGTGTGGGGAATTATTGTCTAACTTCATACTTTATAGATAGTTAATTTTACAGTAAATTAAGGCCTCATTTAGTTACACAATTCAAATGAGATTAAAAgagatttttgttaaaaattaaataaaatattattataatataattttttaaaattatttatattttgagatttgaaaaagttaaattgtttattatattttgttgaaaattcgaaaaagttgtaataattataatatgagatgagatagtttagttTTGTAATGATTAATAATTAACCAATAATTGATCGATTGCtatttatgaatgaatgttagccagttggaaaaatcagaaacacattaatttttagcaaaataaataaataaatacttttcTAAAAATTTGATCGAAAACTCATGTTCTTCCCGGCCATGCGATAACCTATATGCATGCAAAATGCATATCCAGAAAAGTATAAATTCTATCCctgcattaaaaaataaaaaaagattatttgaTATTGTTTGTAATGATAATACTTCTGATAATTAGGATAATGATGCAAACTTACTTCTAATCAACACAAACTACTCCTATCCTCATGTGTTTTTgaactctaaaaaaaaaaaaaattaaaaattttacagACCGACATATCTTTATATatctataagaaaaatggatgAGTATTTATGATGAGAATGACTATTTGTAACTATAATAGATtcattttagtaaaaaataatcattttttataataattaattgacCATAAATAAGTAGCTAGATTTCTTGTAATATAATTtagaaagatattttttttaaaggtactGCTACACACACAGAGGCTCCCCactgatgccaatattttttgaaaccccttaaacatttaaaaaaaaatcacaaactcattaaaaaacacttctttaattattacgtaaaaaaaaaaaaaaaatcaatcgtTTGCTTTTATATTTCTCGGTGGGACTATCATTTcccttttttaaaattcaaaaagcTCCTCATAAACCAAGATTGCGTTTGGGTAATGAGGTAATTTCAGAtattctgtaaatagtagtgaaaaaataataataaaatattaaatagtaataaaaagtaagtaaaaagtaaataataaaataataaataataataaaatattatcagaaCAGTACTCTAGTATCCAAACGAGCATGCACCCCTTACAACATTTgtcatgtaatatatatatatttggttagAAATTATACATACagtctctgttttttttttttctatttttttttttttttaaaacaaaagccAATCTTAGGAAGATAGTACGTACGATAAAAACAAACTTATACTGAAGCTGGTTCCATGTACGTACGGAACTCCAGGAGAGAAAAGGGTAGGTACGTAGATAGGCATCACAGAGAGAATTTTACGATATTAATTGTTTAAAACTCTCATATATCTTCTACAAACTTCTGAAATAATCATCATCTTCATAATTTGAACTGTCACTAGATGATCATGGttaatataaacaaaacaaattaaatctcaactaattctctctctttttctctctctctctatatatatataggtgtattCCGCCAAATCTCATATGATTTTGTTGTGTTCATGATTCATATTTCGGAGAGAACAGGAGTGATCAGTTCTAATTAAACACAATGATGAAGAACAGTGTGGTTGCAGCGATTTTCTTCCTTGTTATTTGCGCAGTAGCAAGTGATGCAGAAGCCGTAAGCGACTTCCCAAAAGTGGATACAGGGTCCAAGTTTCCCTCAGCCCAGGGTTTTTCCCtggtcatcatcatcatctacaTCTTCCTGTGGCATTCCCAGCATTGCAATCTGGACTGAAGAAGTGCTTTTCAGCTTTGCGTGACGAAGGAAAAACATGCAGTCGggatatatttttctctttctggaCGCACAGAGTTTTGGTGGGGTCGGACTGTTGCCAGGCCATGCAAGAAGCTAAGGAAGATTGCTCTGCAGCTTTGTTTTCACATTTCAAACACATTTTTCTGCCagaaactggaaaaatattGCGCTCACAAGATTTCCACACCAGCTAAAAAACCAGTTTTAGGATCTGCACCACCATCTTCAGCACCAGCACCCTCTTCTTCTGCACCGGCACCATCATCTGCATCATCATCTTCAGAACCAGCGCCCTCTTTTTCTGAACCGGTACCATCATCTGCGCCATCATCTTCAGCACCAGCACCTTCTTCTTCTGCACCAGCACCATCTCCACAATTAGCATGATAATTTGAGTCAAGatttcaatattatatatttctttgcTATCTATCTTATCATGTTTGAGTTAGGCATTATGTGCGTTTTAGTTACGAGtcttctattaaataataattagcaGTGGATCAGGTGTTTCATGCATTAAAATTGTCTATGTATCTTATTCTTTCTCCTTTTCTCTTTGGCTTTCCAACATAgaatatatatgttaaatatGTACCCATTTTGCGGGTTTATAACACCTGCGATAAAAATGATCAAACTCTACTTAATTGCAAATAAAAATGGCTCTTTTGTTCACAAAAAAGATGTTCCAATTAACAAATGTTCTTGGAAATTCTTGCTCACATTGAATCATTTGTATCACATGCATTATGATCCCGATTCATAAATCTATTGATTCGATCCTTTTAGAAATACAAACAGTTTCTTCAacatctttttcaaaatttataaaatgttgATTGGTCCTATATTTCCTTATGGCTTTATGATTCAAAGAGCCCCGTAGATTTCTCAAATGTCGTTCTCCTCTAAAGAGAGAAAATGCCCTTTTTTCTTCATGATAACAAAATCCATCTATGATTTGTATCCATCTAAAGAGAGAAAATACCCTCCATCCCGAATGTTAACTAAAAGAAAGATGATGGAGAGCTACTTGGGTTAGGATGATGAACAGGACGACAGATATCAACACCATTGAGAACTACCCACCCATGATATTACTAATTAGAGGAAGAAGGTGGAGAGCTATTGGGAATACCAGCTTAATTCGGGTTGTTTGTATGGCACCTGACAGAATATACATAGACTTGGCCTCATTTTTCACCATTGTTAGCATGGGGTTTCTGGAATACAAGTAACTAGCATCTTCAATGTCCAATACTGATAGCAGTCTACACTTATTACTGGTAATAGCATGACATATCAACGGGTTCGAAACAGTTGCAGCGGAGACCCGTGCTATACCTGAAAACCTCAATGTCCAAAAGGTTATATTGGCAATTGAAACTACAGAACTCAGAACTCGATAGACAGGAGATTAGTAACCAGTGTCCATAAATTGCACATACAACGGAGCAAACATGGAATGCTTAACACAACACTAATCTTTAAACCCTAATCACTGTTGGAGAGGAATCTGGCTGACCAACTGATGAGGACTTTGACGCTTCCATTACCACTGGTGCCTGTTCCAAACAGCTCTGAGTATCATCACTGATCATTCCTATGGTCATCTTCTCCACTTCTTCTTGGGTATATATATGGATCTTGGACACCACATTACAGAACTCACTGCCACCAGGGAAAACAAGAGAGAAAATTATAAACGAGCCACAACTATCTCTAAGTTAGTCCAAAACAACCACAATCAAAAAAGGTTCATAGTTTCCTCCTTCCACCGCttcattcattcttttttaatttctatcttCACCTATTTTAAATGTGCAAGCATACTTGTTTAATAAGTCTAAATCGTGCCAAGTTGTACATATGAATTTGAGTAgattatcattatttaattaaatggccAAACAAATAACAGGAGGTTATCCCATAAGAGAATACTTACTGCCATGGGTCATCCCCAACGACCATTACGTCATTCTCACTGTCGGTGTACAAGATCCGCCATCCTTTATCAGGATCTTGTAGAAGGCCTTCCATGCTAAACAGCCGCTCTAGTTCATTCAGCAGGTCACCATATCCATTCAGTCGGGAGAGATCGATGGCTCTTCCTACTAAGCTGCCTTGCTTATGAACCTTCACTAATGTTATGTAACATAAGTGGGCAAGTAAAAAGAGGCACAGAACTATCCAAAATTGATACTGTAGCTTACCTTAGTACAACTCCTCTTACCAGAAACTTGTGAGTTTGGAGTTTCTCCCGTCAAGGAAAACCCAAAAAGTTTACAGCCAGTGACATTCCCATTAAACTTCTCATCTATTGTATTCCTCATAGTTGCCCCTAAAGTAGGGGCAGCAGACACATTTTCTGCTGGCCTATGCTCATTTGATAGCTTTCGCAGCCCAAATTCATTCGTCACAACCCCTGTCTGAGTGGAAGAGGTGTTGAAGGAGACATTTTCTCTTGGTAAGTTAGTTGCATAAGATCGAGTTCTGGGATTTTGACCAACTTGGTAGATGTCATTATAAGGGAAATACATGCTTGGAAGGCTCTCTGTTTGCAGGGGGTAGAAATTAGGTTTTGGTTCTTGATACATATTGAAATAATTGCAACCAGGATTCAGTTTTCCCCAAGCATCCAAAGTGAATTCGGATTTTCTTGTCAATGATCTCAATGGGCATATTTCTTGACCTTGCAAGACCTTCGGAAATCTATCAGATTCCGCAAAGCCTGAAAAAGTGGCGGGATGGGCCTTCAAAAACTCTCCAATATTAGATTTTCCTATAGCAGTTGATACTCGATTTTGATACACAGGAGAATGCGTCTCAAAATCCAAGGGGTGGTTTACAGTATCACGTCCATAGATGGGTGATACGAAACCTACATTTTCTTGACCTTGCAAGACCTTAGGGGATCTTACAGACTCCTCAAAGTCCAAAAACCCAACCCCACCTGctgcaagaaaaattatatttcaaggGAGCATGGATTAGGAAATACCGAGAATTAAATGCTATTTTTAGTATCTCAAAGGCAAGATATGTACCAGTGACAGGGTTGGCAGGTGCAGTTTCCTGTAGACTTGTCCTCAGTTTTTTAAGCCGTGGGGATGACTGAATGCTCAAGGGTGGGAGAGACACAGAAGGATCAATTTCCCATGGGGAAACTCGATCTTGATGACCACTTGCAATATCTTCATCCCATCTGACCTGTAGATGttataaaaaggaaatgaatacTAAAATGGTAACGACATGGTCATTGGAGAACTCtagtttctcaaaattaatttcattaCACAAAAAAGGTGGTTATGCTGGGCATTAATAAGATGCCTTTAAATGCCACAAAAGCATCCTCCAATGATACTAGGGTTGTACCTACTTCAATTTTAGACCGAAAAGCATCTGGATGGACATACAATCTGCAGATAAAGAGTGATGCCAAGGACAATTACTTGATTCAAGAATATTGGTTAAGAGAtcattggatcaaaaagggaaATTTCTAGGTGACGTTTGTTAGCATTTCTTTTGGCATCTGGTAAAACTTAGCACTAATTTGATTAAATGGTGCACATTCATAAATCAAGAAAATAGCCTATTAAATCATCAAAGATAAATTCAAGTTAAAGAAAGATAACAAAACTCACCATCAAACATCTCCATCTGGAGTTGGGCCATCTGTAGGAATCCAAGTCACTCATTCCAGTGACGACGCCACTACACCTGCAAGCAAGCATACTCTGATGTTATATTCTGATAAGAGAATCACCTTGGGGGTAAACATGTTGGTCATCATGCTATTTGATCAGATCAAATCATAGCCGACCTTCTTTCAGGTGAGTCATCCATTTCAAATCTCATTTTGAATCTTGTCCCAATTGTCACTGGATTGGTGATGCTTTTGACATACTTTTGGTAGGATATTACAAACTCTGCATGAGTTGCCCTGCAATTAAACATCTTTTTAATATGTCACAGATTTCTTTCTCTCCAAGAATAGACGCCTGACTATTTATGCTTACAAATTTCAAAGAATGGTAGTAATACAACAACTATATGCACATAAACCGCTTCTCAATTTAGGAACACTCTTAGGCACGAAAGaaaagcaacaaaaagaattatcAAAATTCATTGTTTCATATGGAGGAAAAGGGAGGGGACTAAATTATCTTGAAAAAAGGGAGTAACAATGAGAGGTAGTTTACATTGTAACATTCCGATTCAATGACTAATTTCTCTAATAACATCTATAATCTTGgaaagatatatattaatattctacagcgtacacacacacacatataaacatgtatagatatatataaagacAAACCCTAGATACAAAAGGACTTTTTTAAGTATGTAACCAAAATttgcatcatattttatattaactttttctttatAAACTACATGGATATCTAACACATATTTTTCTAGCTTCCCGTCTGACTGAAATCCTTTAAAGTACTAACTTGAAAAAATATCTCTAAACCTCGCAAGGGTGGTTGCTTCCTTGATTTCATGCCCATATGCTCTTCCACTCTCACATATACTTCATGATTCCACATACAATGTAATAACCCACAAAAAGTGAGCCACTTCTATACTTATACTTCAAATGACCAgtcaaaattaaaacaattaaagCTTCTCAAAATCATCATAGGATCCGGTTTCACCTGGTAAATAACCAATGTGGAACTTGACACTCATTTAAACTCTATCATAACTTCATCAGCCTAGTGTGTGACAACCAATTCAAGACATTACAATCTTCTCCACTCAAAGCCCCGATGCCCATGTTACTGTAGTACTTCACTGCCAAACGGCATTAGTAGTTTGGCTCTAAAACCCTTTGTACTGTCCGAAGAAAAGCACTAGCTACATATGCGCTTATATATCACAAGAACTAATTGAAGTTACAATTAAAACTTCTTAAAATCAGTATATAGATCTGTTCCACCTAGTAAAGAATCCATGTGAGACTTGAGACTTGAGACAACCAATACAGACTGTATCATAATTTACCTACCCAAAGTGACAACCAACTCAAGGTGCTACATACAACGGTTAGGATGAGTGACTCTTTTGGAGTATGTTTGAGAACACAATACCTTGGAAAAATTCTGCCACATGCTGATGAAGTTAGCCATGCCCAGTTGTACTATTTTCATTGAGCAAATTCAACACAGACACGAAACTGGATCACCATTCTAAGGAATTTAGAGCTCCTAAAACCTTCTAGATTTGAGTTTTGCATTGGCTAAGTTGCATCAAAGGGACAATTCTTAATAAAAGGatcttttacattattttttggaGTCATATTTTAGCAATATTACCTCCTCAGAGCATTTTTAAATCAGAACAATGTCTTcttactaataaaaataataataataaaaatagtggcCTAGTTATGCAGAGTAGGTTTCAAATATGATACGATTGCTCTTGCGCAGGATTTTCTCTACTCAATTCAACTTTAAAACAGGATATTGACTTATTCTTATGCTTTAGGCCCCAGCTACAATTTCAAGTGTTAGGAAAGAAATGATTGTTAAGAGGCATCAAACCAGAATTCCCAAGCACTATATACTCAGTATACCGTGTTCACATACAGTTGTCTGCTGGTTGAGTTTCTGGCTAAAAGTCATCCACTGATGTAAACAAAGATACATAGCTTTTATTTCATcaaagaaatcatcaataaccaCTAGGACTATTAGGAGTTCTTGATTTGTGCATCTAAAGCTAAATTTCCTATTTGCTTTCAGACATAACTTAAGGTGCTTCTCAAATCCTTTATTTGTTCCTTCACAAAATACTCAGCAATGCATCTATTACAACTCCTCTTCATGATCAGTTGTTGATGAGATACTAGTAATAGAAACCTTTAGGACCTTGTGATGGGATTATCGTAAAAAGACATGGCTTTAACTGTGGGGGAAGCAGTTTTATCTGACTATTGGAAAGCAAGTGTCAGTAACTGTTATGCGTTTGATCATGAATactaaaaattatacaaaataaaaaaacaataacacCAAGATATACTTAGTTCCCTCAATGACTTTTAGACGAGAGAATTTTCTCCTTATTCTCCTTGTTGTGGCATCTGAAAGCTTAGGActtctctctgttttcttttttttttctttttgctaagCGGTACACAACACACCAAAATCTTTCTATTCCAGTGGCGTtacaaactaaaagaaaaggTTTCTTCAAAGAAAACCccaaggatatatatatacagccaAAAAGTTGATTCAGTTACAGACACCAAATTTGGGTAGGACTTGTAGAGTATGTCAGCTAGGAAATTTATTTCTCATTGGCTCAAAACTCAAGATCAATACGACTTCTAAAACCAGCATGGAAAAGAGGTTAGGCACGTGTCTTGATGAATTCACCAAGTCCCACTTTACACTTCCTTTTCCAGGACATCTCGACTTCTCTCATAGATGTAATGGTTTGGATTGGCTTTAATCACCAGATCTGCTCTCAGTGACATTTTACATCACATGCAACATTACTTGTTAGTTGGTAGTGGAACTCAGCTGGGGCAGCAGCTATAAAAAAGAAGCAAGCGATGCACTCGTACCCAAACTTTTCTTGCTTTAATGCAATAGAAGGACAGATACCACACTTTTTAGCTAGTACTTTCATGCTAATTGCCCTTTATGCCTATGGTCTAACTAAAATAAAGGCATTATTCAAGGACACGTGTGAACGTCTAATTCTGCTCTAGTCAACAAAAGAAGacgcaagaaaaaaaattaaaaaaaaaaaaaaaaagaaaaaaagaaaagaaaagagatatgttaattaattgAAGGTCCTATTATTGATCCCAGCATTTGTATTGCAAATATGCAGTTATGAGTAGTCTAACCGAACAGGAATTTCAACTAACATGATACAATTTAGAAACACTTCAATATGATTTCGATTTGTTGTTGCAGTATTGGAAGAATATCATATTTATGGTCTTGGAGAAGTTTCAAGGATTTACAACCGCTAACTTTCTTCTATCTTGGTCTCACCCGTCCTCACTATTGGCATAATTTCAGCAAAGGGCCAAGAGGTAGTACCTTGGACTGTAGAAAACATGAAACATGCTCTTCGTAGATATTGCATTGGCTACTAGAGAAAGCACTTTTGAGAGAGAATTCTCATTTCCAACAATTGA includes:
- the LOC122291955 gene encoding auxin response factor 4 isoform X4, which encodes MEIDLNYAVTEVEKNAYCNGDCGKGGCVCCLSSSTSSCSSISSTTPVSSSIYLELWHACAGPLTTLPKKGNVVVYFPQGHLEQAASSSPFSPMEMPTFDLQPHIFCRVVNVQLLANRENDEVYTQVTLLPQPELVGKSLNGKELRELGVDDDGAGGSPTKSTPHMFCKTLTASDTSTHGGFSVPRRAAEDCFPALDYKQQRPSQELVAKDLHGVEWRFRHIYRGQPRRHLLTTGWSIFVSQKNLVSGDAVLFLRGENGELRLGIRRAARPRNGLPDSIVGNENSLSKVLSLVANAISTKSMFHVFYSPRATHAEFVISYQKYVKSITNPVTIGTRFKMRFEMDDSPERRCSGVVTGMSDLDSYRWPNSRWRCLMVRWDEDIASGHQDRVSPWEIDPSVSLPPLSIQSSPRLKKLRTSLQETAPANPVTAGGVGFLDFEESVRSPKVLQGQENVGFVSPIYGRDTVNHPLDFETHSPVYQNRVSTAIGKSNIGEFLKAHPATFSGFAESDRFPKVLQGQEICPLRSLTRKSEFTLDAWGKLNPGCNYFNMYQEPKPNFYPLQTESLPSMYFPYNDIYQVGQNPRTRSYATNLPRENVSFNTSSTQTGVVTNEFGLRKLSNEHRPAENVSAAPTLGATMRNTIDEKFNGNVTGCKLFGFSLTGETPNSQVSGKRSCTK
- the LOC122291955 gene encoding auxin response factor 4 isoform X1, whose amino-acid sequence is MEIDLNYAVTEVEKNAYCNGDCGKGGCVCCLSSSTSSCSSISSTTPVSSSIYLELWHACAGPLTTLPKKGNVVVYFPQGHLEQAASSSPFSPMEMPTFDLQPHIFCRVVNVQLLANRENDEVYTQVTLLPQPELVGKSLNGKELRELGVDDDGAGGSPTKSTPHMFCKTLTASDTSTHGGFSVPRRAAEDCFPALDYKQQRPSQELVAKDLHGVEWRFRHIYRGQPRRHLLTTGWSIFVSQKNLVSGDAVLFLRGENGELRLGIRRAARPRNGLPDSIVGNENSLSKVLSLVANAISTKSMFHVFYSPRATHAEFVISYQKYVKSITNPVTIGTRFKMRFEMDDSPERRCSGVVTGMSDLDSYRWPNSRWRCLMVRWDEDIASGHQDRVSPWEIDPSVSLPPLSIQSSPRLKKLRTSLQETAPANPVTAGGVGFLDFEESVRSPKVLQGQENVGFVSPIYGRDTVNHPLDFETHSPVYQNRVSTAIGKSNIGEFLKAHPATFSGFAESDRFPKVLQGQEICPLRSLTRKSEFTLDAWGKLNPGCNYFNMYQEPKPNFYPLQTESLPSMYFPYNDIYQVGQNPRTRSYATNLPRENVSFNTSSTQTGVVTNEFGLRKLSNEHRPAENVSAAPTLGATMRNTIDEKFNGNVTGCKLFGFSLTGETPNSQVSGKRSCTKVHKQGSLVGRAIDLSRLNGYGDLLNELERLFSMEGLLQDPDKGWRILYTDSENDVMVVGDDPWHEFCNVVSKIHIYTQEEVEKMTIGMISDDTQSCLEQAPVVMEASKSSSVGQPDSSPTVIRV
- the LOC122291955 gene encoding auxin response factor 4 isoform X3; this translates as MEIDLNYAVTEVEKNAYCNGDCGKGGCVCCLSSSTSSCSSISSTTPVSSSIYLELWHACAGPLTTLPKKGNVVVYFPQGHLEQAASSSPFSPMEMPTFDLQPHIFCRVVNVQLLANRENDEVYTQVTLLPQPELVGKSLNGKELRELGVDDDGAGGSPTKSTPHMFCKTLTASDTSTHGGFSVPRRAAEDCFPALDYKQQRPSQELVAKDLHGVEWRFRHIYRGQPRRHLLTTGWSIFVSQKNLVSGDAVLFLRGENGELRLGIRRAARPRNGLPDSIVGNENSLSKVLSLVANAISTKSMFHVFYSPRATHAEFVISYQKYVKSITNPVTIGTRFKMRFEMDDSPERRCSGVVTGMSDLDSYRWPNSRWRCLMVRWDEDIASGHQDRVSPWEIDPSVSLPPLSIQSSPRLKKLRTSLQETAPANPVTAGGVGFLDFEESVRSPKVLQGQENVGFVSPIYGRDTVNHPLDFETHSPVYQNRVSTAIGKSNIGEFLKAHPATFSGFAESDRFPKVLQGQEICPLRSLTRKSEFTLDAWGKLNPGCNYFNMYQEPKPNFYPLQTESLPSMYFPYNDIYQVGQNPRTRSYATNLPRENVSFNTSSTQTGVVTNEFGLRKLSNEHRPAENVSAAPTLGATMRNTIDEKFNGNVTGCKLFGFSLTGETPNSQVSVKVHKQGSLVGRAIDLSRLNGYGDLLNELERLFSMEGLLQDPDKGWRILYTDSENDVMVVGDDPWHEFCNVVSKIHIYTQEEVEKMTIGMISDDTQSCLEQAPVVMEASKSSSVGQPDSSPTVIRV
- the LOC122291955 gene encoding auxin response factor 4 isoform X5, encoding MEIDLNYAVTEVEKNAYCNGDCGKGGCVCCLSSSTSSCSSISSTTPVSSSIYLELWHACAGPLTTLPKKGNVVVYFPQGHLEQAASSSPFSPMEMPTFDLQPHIFCRVVNVQLLANRENDEVYTQVTLLPQPELVGKSLNGKELRELGVDDDGAGGSPTKSTPHMFCKTLTASDTSTHGGFSVPRRAAEDCFPALDYKQQRPSQELVAKDLHGVEWRFRHIYRGQPRRHLLTTGWSIFVSQKNLVSGDAVLFLRGENGELRLGIRRAARPRNGLPDSIVGNENSLSKVLSLVANAISTKSMFHVFYSPRATHAEFVISYQKYVKSITNPVTIGTRFKMRFEMDDSPERRCSGVVTGMSDLDSYRWPNSRWRCLMVRWDEDIASGHQDRVSPWEIDPSVSLPPLSIQSSPRLKKLRTSLQETAPANPVTAGGVGFLDFEESVRSPKVLQGQENVGFVSPIYGRDTVNHPLDFETHSPVYQNRVSTAIGKSNIGEFLKAHPATFSGFAESDRFPKVLQGQEICPLRSLTRKSEFTLDAWGKLNPGCNYFNMYQEPKPNFYPLQTESLPSMYFPYNDIYQVGQNPRTRSYATNLPRENVSFNTSSTQTGVVTNEFGLRKLSNEHRPAENVSAAPTLGATMRNTIDEKFNGNVTGCKLFGFSLTGETPNSQVSGS
- the LOC122291955 gene encoding auxin response factor 4 isoform X2, which codes for MEIDLNYAVTEVEKNAYCNGDCGKGGCVCCLSSSTSSCSSISSTTPVSSSIYLELWHACAGPLTTLPKKGNVVVYFPQGHLEQAASSSPFSPMEMPTFDLQPHIFCRVVNVQLLANRENDEVYTQVTLLPQPELVGKSLNGKELRELGVDDDGAGGSPTKSTPHMFCKTLTASDTSTHGGFSVPRRAAEDCFPALDYKQQRPSQELVAKDLHGVEWRFRHIYRGQPRRHLLTTGWSIFVSQKNLVSGDAVLFLRGENGELRLGIRRAARPRNGLPDSIVGNENSLSKVLSLVANAISTKSMFHVFYSPRATHAEFVISYQKYVKSITNPVTIGTRFKMRFEMDDSPERRCSGVVTGMSDLDSYRWPNSRWRCLMVRWDEDIASGHQDRVSPWEIDPSVSLPPLSIQSSPRLKKLRTSLQETAPANPVTGGVGFLDFEESVRSPKVLQGQENVGFVSPIYGRDTVNHPLDFETHSPVYQNRVSTAIGKSNIGEFLKAHPATFSGFAESDRFPKVLQGQEICPLRSLTRKSEFTLDAWGKLNPGCNYFNMYQEPKPNFYPLQTESLPSMYFPYNDIYQVGQNPRTRSYATNLPRENVSFNTSSTQTGVVTNEFGLRKLSNEHRPAENVSAAPTLGATMRNTIDEKFNGNVTGCKLFGFSLTGETPNSQVSGKRSCTKVHKQGSLVGRAIDLSRLNGYGDLLNELERLFSMEGLLQDPDKGWRILYTDSENDVMVVGDDPWHEFCNVVSKIHIYTQEEVEKMTIGMISDDTQSCLEQAPVVMEASKSSSVGQPDSSPTVIRV